Proteins encoded in a region of the Anopheles aquasalis chromosome 2, idAnoAquaMG_Q_19, whole genome shotgun sequence genome:
- the LOC126581451 gene encoding diacylglycerol O-acyltransferase 1 isoform X1 — MSGEAHTATEENKVRYRRTQSVTRAEEITKKESVQRKSQPDKPCHRPRDSLFSWSSGFDNFTGLVNWGFLLLTMGGIRLVLENFIKYVLALMPPDYVQCLTVLFDFVRYGIRVDPVQWFTVLTGKGEGEGYPSLLLISYSLVPVMICLMMERALASDLIPEGAGMAVHIINIIVLVLIPMVVIHVKGQFFSLVGAMTVCFIYCILFLKLWSYVQVNLWCRVQQKQSRHNRSGRRQSITIAQLQNGRDQEHERNGSNGSVTSGVGYSSSDKDKEVPTLVHYPDNLHPADLFYFLLAPTLCYELNFPKTTRIRKRFLIKRMLEVVIGVHIVMGLFQQWMIPSVRNSLVPFSNMDLTKTAERLLKLAIPNHLMWLCFFYLTFHSFLNLMGELLHFADRNFYSDWWNANNIDTFWRTWNMPVHKWCVRHLYIPVVELGYSKLSASVIVFFFSAFFHEYLVSVPLKTFKVWAFTGMMAQIPLSIVAKHMETSYGPRWGNMLVWASIILGQPLCIMMYYHDYVITNYNDVLV, encoded by the exons ACAAGGTCCGTTATCGGCGGACGCAGAGTGTGACCCGGGCCGAAGAGATCACCAAGAAGGAATCGGTGCAACGCAAATCACAACCAGACAAACC ATGCCACCGGCCACGGGACTCGCTGTTTTCGTGGAGCTCCGGCTTCGACAACTTCACCGGTCTAGTCAATTGGGGTTTTCTGCTCCTCACGATGGGAGGCATTCGGTTGGTGCTGGAAAACTTCATCAAGTACGTACTGGCACTAATGCCGCCCGATTACGTTCAGTGTTTAACGGTTCTGTTCGATTTCGTCAGATACGGTATCCGCGTGGATCCGGTACAGTGGTTCACGGTGCTCACGGGCAagggcgaaggcgaaggatatccgtcgctgctgctaatcAGCT ACTCGCTGGTCCCGGTGATGATCTGTCTCATGATGGAGCGAGCCCTGGCAAGTGACCTTATTCCGGAAGGTGCCGGCATGGCGGTACACAttatcaacatcatcgtgctggtgctgatcccgatggtggtgatacACGTGAAGGGGCAGTTCTTTAGCTTAG TGGGAGCTATGACGGTATGCTTCATCTATTGCATACTGTTCCTGAAGCTCTGGAGCTACGTGCAGGTGAACCTCTGGTGCCGCgtacagcaaaagcaaagccgACACAATCGCTCTGGCCGTCGTCAGAGTATTACGATTGCGCAACTTC AGAACGGACGGGATCAGGAGCACGAGCGAAATGGATCGAACGGTAGCGTGACAAGCGGCGTGGGTTACAGCAGTAGCGACAAGGACAAAGAGGTGCCGACCCTGGTACACTACCCCGACAATCTACATCCAGCCGACCTGTTCTACTTCCTGCTCGCCCCAACGCTCTGCTATGAGCTTAACTTTCCCAAAACGACTCGCATCCGAAAGCGGTTCCTTATCAAGCGTATGCTCGAGGTGGTGATCGGTGTCCACATCGTGATGGGACTGTTCCAGCAGTGGATGATACCATCGGTGCGCAATTCGCTCGTACCTTTCTCTAACATGGACCTTACCAAGACGGCCGAACGGTTGCTTAAGCTGGCC ATTCCTAATCACCTGATGTGGCTGTGCTTCTTCTATCTGACGTTCCATTCGTTCCTTAACTTGATGGGTGAGCTGCTACACTTTGCCGATCGTAATTTCTACAGCGATTGGTGGAACGCGAACAACATCGACACGTTCTGGCGCACGTGGAACATGCCCGTTCACAA ATGGTGCGTCCGGCATCTTTACATTCCCGTCGTTGAGCTTGGCTACTCGAAGCTAAGCGCATCGGTGATCGTGTTTTTCTTCAGTGCGTTCTTCCACGAGTATCTCGTGAGTGTGCCACTGAAAACGTTCAAGGTGTGGGCCTTCACCGGCATGATGGCGCAGATACCGCTCTCGATCGTGGCGAAGCACATGGAAACATCGTACGGACCGCGGTGGGGTAACATGTTGGTCTGGGCGTCGATCATACTCGGACAGCCGCTCTGCATCATGATGTACTACCATGACTATGTCATTACGAACTACAATGATGTGCTTGTGTAA
- the LOC126581451 gene encoding diacylglycerol O-acyltransferase 1 isoform X2: MSGEAHTATEENKVRYRRTQSVTRAEEITKKESVQRKSQPDKPCHRPRDSLFSWSSGFDNFTGLVNWGFLLLTMGGIRLVLENFIKYGIRVDPVQWFTVLTGKGEGEGYPSLLLISYSLVPVMICLMMERALASDLIPEGAGMAVHIINIIVLVLIPMVVIHVKGQFFSLVGAMTVCFIYCILFLKLWSYVQVNLWCRVQQKQSRHNRSGRRQSITIAQLQNGRDQEHERNGSNGSVTSGVGYSSSDKDKEVPTLVHYPDNLHPADLFYFLLAPTLCYELNFPKTTRIRKRFLIKRMLEVVIGVHIVMGLFQQWMIPSVRNSLVPFSNMDLTKTAERLLKLAIPNHLMWLCFFYLTFHSFLNLMGELLHFADRNFYSDWWNANNIDTFWRTWNMPVHKWCVRHLYIPVVELGYSKLSASVIVFFFSAFFHEYLVSVPLKTFKVWAFTGMMAQIPLSIVAKHMETSYGPRWGNMLVWASIILGQPLCIMMYYHDYVITNYNDVLV; this comes from the exons ACAAGGTCCGTTATCGGCGGACGCAGAGTGTGACCCGGGCCGAAGAGATCACCAAGAAGGAATCGGTGCAACGCAAATCACAACCAGACAAACC ATGCCACCGGCCACGGGACTCGCTGTTTTCGTGGAGCTCCGGCTTCGACAACTTCACCGGTCTAGTCAATTGGGGTTTTCTGCTCCTCACGATGGGAGGCATTCGGTTGGTGCTGGAAAACTTCATCAA ATACGGTATCCGCGTGGATCCGGTACAGTGGTTCACGGTGCTCACGGGCAagggcgaaggcgaaggatatccgtcgctgctgctaatcAGCT ACTCGCTGGTCCCGGTGATGATCTGTCTCATGATGGAGCGAGCCCTGGCAAGTGACCTTATTCCGGAAGGTGCCGGCATGGCGGTACACAttatcaacatcatcgtgctggtgctgatcccgatggtggtgatacACGTGAAGGGGCAGTTCTTTAGCTTAG TGGGAGCTATGACGGTATGCTTCATCTATTGCATACTGTTCCTGAAGCTCTGGAGCTACGTGCAGGTGAACCTCTGGTGCCGCgtacagcaaaagcaaagccgACACAATCGCTCTGGCCGTCGTCAGAGTATTACGATTGCGCAACTTC AGAACGGACGGGATCAGGAGCACGAGCGAAATGGATCGAACGGTAGCGTGACAAGCGGCGTGGGTTACAGCAGTAGCGACAAGGACAAAGAGGTGCCGACCCTGGTACACTACCCCGACAATCTACATCCAGCCGACCTGTTCTACTTCCTGCTCGCCCCAACGCTCTGCTATGAGCTTAACTTTCCCAAAACGACTCGCATCCGAAAGCGGTTCCTTATCAAGCGTATGCTCGAGGTGGTGATCGGTGTCCACATCGTGATGGGACTGTTCCAGCAGTGGATGATACCATCGGTGCGCAATTCGCTCGTACCTTTCTCTAACATGGACCTTACCAAGACGGCCGAACGGTTGCTTAAGCTGGCC ATTCCTAATCACCTGATGTGGCTGTGCTTCTTCTATCTGACGTTCCATTCGTTCCTTAACTTGATGGGTGAGCTGCTACACTTTGCCGATCGTAATTTCTACAGCGATTGGTGGAACGCGAACAACATCGACACGTTCTGGCGCACGTGGAACATGCCCGTTCACAA ATGGTGCGTCCGGCATCTTTACATTCCCGTCGTTGAGCTTGGCTACTCGAAGCTAAGCGCATCGGTGATCGTGTTTTTCTTCAGTGCGTTCTTCCACGAGTATCTCGTGAGTGTGCCACTGAAAACGTTCAAGGTGTGGGCCTTCACCGGCATGATGGCGCAGATACCGCTCTCGATCGTGGCGAAGCACATGGAAACATCGTACGGACCGCGGTGGGGTAACATGTTGGTCTGGGCGTCGATCATACTCGGACAGCCGCTCTGCATCATGATGTACTACCATGACTATGTCATTACGAACTACAATGATGTGCTTGTGTAA